In Afipia sp. GAS231, a single window of DNA contains:
- the aroQ gene encoding type II 3-dehydroquinate dehydratase: MATKIMILNGPNLNFLGIREPHIYGATTLKQIEESCEALAKYLGVELSFHQSNLEGELVNWIQSAHGKFDALIMNPAAYSFTSVALIDALKIFEGPKIEVHISNIHARDELHRHSITSSASTAVICGMGPYGYLAAMLAAVQRLGKLPDGVPAPLHGLKA, encoded by the coding sequence ATGGCCACCAAGATCATGATCCTGAACGGCCCGAACCTGAATTTCTTGGGCATCCGCGAGCCGCATATCTACGGCGCGACCACGCTGAAGCAGATTGAAGAGAGCTGCGAGGCGCTGGCGAAATATCTCGGAGTCGAGTTGTCGTTTCACCAGTCCAACCTGGAAGGCGAACTGGTGAACTGGATCCAGTCGGCGCATGGCAAGTTCGACGCCCTGATCATGAACCCGGCCGCCTATTCGTTTACGTCGGTGGCGCTGATCGATGCGCTGAAAATCTTCGAAGGGCCGAAGATCGAGGTCCACATCTCCAATATCCACGCCCGCGACGAACTGCACCGGCACTCGATCACGTCGAGCGCATCCACCGCCGTGATCTGCGGTATGGGGCCTTACGGCTACCTCGCCGCGATGCTGGCCGCCGTGCAACGGTTGGGAAAGCTGCCGGATGGGGTGCCGGCGCCGCTGCATGGCCTCAAAGCCTAG
- a CDS encoding GyrI-like domain-containing protein produces the protein MIEPLRTVKTASQPIALIPIQVPRAEIQKVMGPGLMELKAAVAAQNIAVVGPWFTHHVRDPGAVFDFEICLPVAAAVAPVGRVRPGQWPAMTIAQTTYHGGYEGLGGAWGEFIAMIKAAGHTTADGLYETYAVGPETSMDPGAWRTVLSKALVSAG, from the coding sequence ATGATCGAACCACTTCGCACCGTCAAAACCGCGTCACAGCCTATCGCCTTGATTCCGATCCAGGTGCCGCGCGCGGAAATTCAGAAGGTCATGGGCCCGGGCCTGATGGAATTGAAGGCCGCCGTCGCCGCGCAGAACATTGCGGTGGTCGGCCCATGGTTCACCCACCATGTGCGCGATCCCGGCGCCGTCTTCGATTTCGAAATCTGCCTGCCGGTCGCCGCAGCCGTCGCACCTGTAGGTCGCGTGCGGCCCGGACAGTGGCCGGCCATGACGATCGCGCAGACCACCTATCATGGCGGCTATGAAGGCCTCGGCGGCGCGTGGGGCGAATTCATCGCGATGATCAAGGCCGCGGGGCACACAACCGCTGACGGTCTCTACGAGACCTACGCGGTCGGCCCGGAGACCAGCATGGATCCGGGCGCATGGCGGACGGTGCTGAGCAAGGCGTTGGTTAGCGCAGGATGA
- a CDS encoding DUF4286 family protein, with the protein MRGTGFLAIWSDVEPKHLTDYRHWLTREHTTERVTTKGFLASRVFRMTHSDLNRFFILYELESPEVLDGPAYLARLNAPTPWSQRIMPLLGNFIRGGGVMAARAGRGEGSAVVALRIENLPKDPAKLAADIAALDGIAAVQIGVTDLARTSVPTKEKGMRKNEGIFAGLLIVEALDEASLRHALREMAEMAPDVVGDIGDAEVYQGLFALDARIADFG; encoded by the coding sequence ATGCGTGGCACAGGCTTTCTCGCGATCTGGAGCGATGTCGAGCCGAAACATCTGACCGACTACCGGCACTGGCTGACGCGCGAACACACCACCGAACGGGTGACGACAAAAGGCTTTCTGGCGTCCCGCGTGTTCCGGATGACGCATTCCGATCTCAATCGCTTCTTCATTCTCTACGAACTGGAATCGCCGGAGGTTCTCGACGGCCCCGCCTATCTGGCGCGCCTCAACGCGCCGACGCCGTGGTCGCAACGGATCATGCCGCTGTTGGGAAACTTCATTCGCGGCGGCGGGGTGATGGCGGCGCGCGCCGGCCGCGGCGAAGGCTCGGCCGTGGTGGCGCTACGCATTGAGAACCTGCCAAAGGACCCGGCAAAGCTGGCCGCCGATATCGCTGCCCTTGACGGCATCGCGGCGGTGCAGATCGGCGTCACCGACCTAGCCCGGACCTCGGTGCCGACCAAAGAAAAGGGCATGCGCAAGAATGAGGGGATTTTTGCCGGCCTCCTGATTGTCGAGGCGCTGGACGAAGCGTCGCTCCGCCACGCGCTGCGCGAGATGGCTGAGATGGCGCCCGACGTTGTCGGCGACATCGGCGATGCCGAGGTGTATCAAGGCCTATTCGCACTCGATGCCCGCATCGCAGATTTTGGATAA
- a CDS encoding HlyD family secretion protein, with amino-acid sequence MADPVLKFPAEQKGSPDSPSRPKLAAEPRRRLMAGLRRYRRVLLLVVLPLVAAIAGITFYLNGGRYVTTDDAYVGAQKVLITPDISGKIEKVVVKEGQQVKEGDVLFEIDPVPFRLALAQAKATLDQSKTTYDNLVANIKIYGQMLDLAQQGVDLKQRDVDRKQALVKSNVGSQLDLDNSGTAMVTAAAQAQFVKQQLSNAKTQLLGNPDLPLEEFPPYAQAKANFDQAERNLDHTVMRAPMAGTATQVDQIQLGRFVMAGAPVFSIIDTANPWVDANPKESDFTYVAVGQTVELDVDAFPNHVFKGTVGSLSPGTGAQFAILPPQNASGNFVKVVQRVPVRIYFDKDDKFVRKLKAGMSVYATIDTKHSRSLAALLGFAPAAAGHEQD; translated from the coding sequence ATGGCTGATCCCGTCCTCAAATTCCCGGCCGAACAAAAAGGCAGCCCGGATTCGCCGTCGCGGCCGAAGCTCGCCGCCGAACCGCGCCGCCGGCTGATGGCCGGTCTGCGCCGTTATCGCCGCGTCCTGTTGCTGGTGGTGCTGCCGCTGGTCGCCGCGATCGCCGGCATCACCTTCTATCTCAACGGCGGCCGCTACGTGACCACCGACGACGCCTATGTCGGCGCACAGAAAGTACTGATCACGCCCGATATCTCTGGCAAGATCGAGAAGGTCGTCGTCAAGGAAGGCCAGCAGGTCAAAGAAGGCGACGTGCTGTTCGAGATCGACCCGGTGCCGTTCCGGCTGGCTCTGGCGCAAGCCAAGGCAACGCTCGATCAGAGCAAGACGACCTATGACAATCTGGTCGCCAACATCAAGATCTACGGCCAGATGCTCGACCTGGCGCAGCAGGGCGTCGACCTGAAACAGCGCGACGTCGATCGCAAGCAGGCGCTGGTGAAGAGCAATGTCGGCTCGCAGCTCGACCTCGACAATTCCGGCACCGCGATGGTGACGGCCGCAGCGCAAGCCCAGTTCGTCAAGCAGCAGCTCTCCAACGCCAAGACCCAGTTGCTCGGCAATCCCGACCTGCCGCTGGAGGAATTCCCGCCCTATGCCCAGGCCAAGGCCAACTTCGACCAGGCCGAGCGCAATCTCGATCACACCGTGATGCGCGCGCCGATGGCCGGCACCGCGACCCAGGTCGATCAAATCCAGCTCGGGCGCTTCGTGATGGCAGGCGCGCCGGTGTTCAGCATCATCGACACCGCGAACCCGTGGGTCGACGCCAATCCGAAGGAATCCGATTTCACCTATGTCGCGGTCGGCCAGACCGTCGAACTCGATGTCGATGCGTTTCCCAACCATGTGTTCAAGGGCACGGTCGGCTCGCTGTCGCCGGGCACCGGCGCGCAGTTCGCGATCCTGCCGCCGCAGAACGCATCCGGCAATTTCGTCAAGGTGGTGCAGCGCGTGCCGGTCCGGATCTATTTCGACAAGGATGACAAGTTCGTGCGCAAGCTGAAGGCCGGCATGAGCGTCTACGCCACCATCGACACCAAACACAGCCGTTCGCTGGCGGCCCTGCTCGGCTTCGCGCCGGCCGCGGCGGGCCACGAGCAGGACTAG
- a CDS encoding helix-turn-helix transcriptional regulator codes for MSNLNASFAALADPTRRAILARLALGEATVNELVEPFDMTQPAISRHLKVLEGAGLIMRRIDGTRRPCRLAPTAMTEIDQWLGMLRQALAANYNRLDDVLDAMKTEK; via the coding sequence ATGTCGAACCTCAATGCTTCCTTTGCCGCACTGGCGGACCCGACCCGCCGGGCGATCCTGGCCCGCCTCGCGCTCGGCGAGGCGACGGTCAATGAGCTGGTCGAGCCGTTCGACATGACGCAGCCGGCCATCTCGCGTCACCTCAAGGTCCTCGAAGGCGCCGGCCTGATCATGCGCCGCATCGACGGCACCAGGCGGCCGTGCCGGCTGGCGCCGACGGCGATGACCGAAATCGATCAGTGGCTCGGCATGCTGCGGCAGGCGCTGGCCGCGAATTACAACCGGCTGGACGATGTTCTCGACGCGATGAAAACCGAAAAGTGA
- a CDS encoding MDR family MFS transporter — MPTPDPSPSAVPGLRRNMVTICAMTATIMQALDTTIANVALPYMQGTLSASQDQINWVLTSYIVAAAIMTAPVGWIANRFGRKNIFIVCSGGFTIASVLCGLAQDINQMVLFRLLQGVFGAALVPLSQAVMLDSYALHERAKAMSIWGMGVMMGPIMGPSLGAWLTETYSWHWVFFVNLPFGIFTVLGLMIFMDETKKDLNLRFDWFGFSALAIAIGSLQLALDRGEQLGWLESNEIIGEFIVSAIGFYYFFAHSFTTSKPFIQFALFRDKNFVGGCVFMAVMGLVLYSTMALSSPFLQNVIGYPIITAGVLLASRGCGTFVAMMLVGRVMRYVEARTLIITGLSLTAASLFQMTGWTDQTGVTDIVVVSIIQGFGFGLVFVPLSTVAFLTLPGHLRTDGTSMLTLMRNVASSIGISIVISQLTQGSTRVYAVLSEHVSPFNHAMQMPNVRGMIDLSTDAGRAMADAMVKIQAQIIAFSQDYQLVMIFILVSIPLTIMIGSTKATLRAQSAAPDHAVIE; from the coding sequence ATGCCGACGCCGGATCCGTCACCTTCAGCCGTTCCCGGCCTGCGCCGGAACATGGTGACGATCTGCGCCATGACGGCGACGATCATGCAGGCGCTGGACACCACCATCGCCAACGTCGCGCTGCCCTATATGCAGGGCACGCTGTCGGCCTCTCAGGACCAGATCAACTGGGTGCTGACCTCCTACATCGTTGCGGCTGCGATCATGACGGCGCCGGTGGGCTGGATCGCCAACCGCTTCGGCCGCAAGAACATCTTCATCGTCTGCTCCGGCGGCTTCACCATCGCGTCGGTGCTGTGTGGCCTGGCGCAGGACATCAACCAGATGGTGCTGTTTCGTTTGCTGCAGGGCGTGTTCGGCGCGGCCCTGGTGCCGCTGTCGCAGGCCGTGATGCTCGACTCCTACGCGCTGCATGAGCGCGCGAAAGCGATGTCGATCTGGGGCATGGGCGTGATGATGGGGCCGATCATGGGGCCTTCCCTGGGAGCGTGGCTGACCGAAACCTATTCCTGGCACTGGGTGTTCTTCGTCAACCTGCCGTTCGGCATCTTCACCGTGCTCGGGCTGATGATCTTCATGGACGAGACCAAGAAGGACCTCAATCTGCGCTTCGACTGGTTCGGGTTCTCGGCGCTGGCGATCGCGATCGGTTCGCTGCAGCTCGCGCTCGACCGCGGCGAGCAGCTCGGTTGGCTGGAATCCAACGAGATCATCGGCGAATTCATCGTCTCCGCGATCGGCTTCTACTATTTCTTCGCGCATTCGTTCACGACTTCAAAACCGTTCATTCAGTTCGCGCTGTTCAGAGACAAGAACTTCGTCGGCGGCTGCGTGTTCATGGCTGTGATGGGACTGGTGCTGTATTCGACCATGGCGCTGTCCTCGCCGTTCCTGCAGAACGTGATCGGCTACCCCATCATCACGGCGGGCGTGCTGCTGGCGAGCCGCGGCTGCGGCACCTTCGTCGCCATGATGCTGGTCGGACGGGTGATGCGCTATGTCGAGGCGCGCACGCTGATCATCACCGGCCTCAGCCTGACCGCGGCTTCCCTGTTCCAGATGACGGGTTGGACCGATCAGACCGGCGTCACCGACATCGTGGTGGTCAGCATCATCCAGGGTTTTGGCTTTGGCCTCGTGTTCGTGCCGCTGTCCACGGTGGCGTTCCTGACCTTGCCCGGGCATCTGCGCACCGACGGCACCTCGATGCTGACCTTGATGCGCAATGTCGCCAGCTCGATCGGCATTTCGATCGTGATCTCGCAACTGACGCAGGGGTCGACCCGCGTCTACGCGGTGCTGTCGGAACACGTCAGTCCGTTCAACCACGCCATGCAGATGCCCAACGTGCGCGGCATGATCGACCTGTCGACCGACGCCGGCCGCGCCATGGCGGACGCCATGGTGAAAATTCAGGCGCAGATCATCGCCTTCTCGCAGGACTATCAATTGGTAATGATCTTCATCCTGGTCTCGATCCCGCTGACGATCATGATCGGTTCGACCAAGGCCACGCTGCGTGCGCAGTCGGCCGCACCTGATCACGCGGTGATTGAATAG
- a CDS encoding MarR family winged helix-turn-helix transcriptional regulator produces MRGSVDMNFLFTLGELQRLVRAYADKQAARHGITRAQWAVLAKVERTEGLKQTELAEQMEMQPITLTRLVDKLCNNGWIERRGDETDRRVNRLYLKKAARPLLGKLAGLRSEITTTALEGINPADAHRMLDQLDLIKENVRNAIQNPAGEPPRKEQRYG; encoded by the coding sequence ATGCGCGGTTCCGTGGATATGAACTTCCTGTTTACGCTGGGCGAATTGCAGCGGCTGGTGCGCGCTTATGCCGACAAGCAGGCCGCGCGCCACGGCATTACCCGCGCCCAATGGGCGGTTTTGGCCAAGGTGGAGCGCACCGAGGGCCTGAAACAGACCGAACTGGCCGAGCAGATGGAGATGCAGCCGATCACGCTGACCCGGCTGGTCGACAAGCTCTGCAACAATGGCTGGATCGAGCGCCGCGGCGACGAGACCGACCGCCGCGTCAACCGCCTCTATCTGAAGAAAGCGGCGCGACCGCTGCTCGGAAAACTCGCCGGGCTGCGCTCGGAAATCACCACGACGGCGCTCGAGGGCATCAATCCCGCCGATGCCCACCGCATGCTCGACCAACTCGACCTGATCAAAGAGAACGTACGCAATGCCATCCAAAATCCAGCCGGCGAACCTCCCCGAAAGGAGCAGCGCTATGGCTGA
- a CDS encoding intradiol ring-cleavage dioxygenase: protein MYDLNEDTITDAVLARFAETPDRRLKLLVQALVRHLHGFVRETEPTFEEWRVAIDFLTRTGQMCSDVRQEFILLSDVLGVSMLVDAINHRQPEGATETTVLGPFHVVGAPQPAHGADISAGLPGEKLLVEGTVVAASGEPVSGAVVEVWSADQDGFYDVQRSDLDGSALRATFRADQAGRFHFWTLMPAHYPIPADGPVGDLLGATARHPYRPAHVHFMISAAGHEQLVTHIFAEGSPYLDSDAVFGVKSSLIQPFEPKPPGATPDGRVLDQPWRHLVRRFGLKAAGTSKLAKAS, encoded by the coding sequence ATGTATGATCTGAACGAAGATACCATCACCGACGCCGTGCTGGCCCGGTTCGCGGAAACTCCCGATCGGCGATTGAAGCTGCTGGTGCAGGCGCTGGTGCGTCATCTGCATGGCTTCGTGCGGGAAACCGAGCCGACCTTCGAGGAGTGGCGCGTTGCCATCGATTTTCTGACCCGCACCGGCCAGATGTGCTCGGACGTCAGACAAGAGTTCATTCTGCTTTCCGATGTGCTCGGCGTTTCGATGCTGGTGGATGCGATCAACCATCGCCAGCCCGAGGGCGCGACCGAGACCACTGTCCTTGGCCCCTTCCACGTCGTCGGCGCGCCGCAGCCCGCGCATGGCGCGGATATCTCGGCCGGCCTGCCGGGTGAAAAACTTCTGGTCGAGGGCACCGTGGTGGCGGCGTCAGGCGAACCCGTCTCCGGGGCTGTGGTGGAAGTCTGGTCGGCGGATCAGGACGGGTTTTATGATGTGCAGCGCTCCGATCTGGATGGTTCAGCACTGCGCGCAACGTTCCGCGCGGATCAGGCCGGGCGGTTTCATTTCTGGACCCTGATGCCGGCGCACTACCCGATTCCGGCTGACGGCCCGGTGGGGGATCTATTGGGCGCCACCGCCCGTCATCCCTACCGGCCGGCGCATGTGCACTTCATGATTTCGGCTGCGGGCCACGAGCAACTGGTCACACACATCTTTGCCGAGGGTAGCCCTTATCTCGACAGCGACGCCGTGTTTGGGGTCAAGAGCAGCCTGATCCAGCCGTTCGAGCCGAAGCCGCCGGGTGCCACACCGGACGGCCGCGTGCTGGATCAACCCTGGCGGCACTTGGTCCGTCGCTTCGGACTCAAGGCTGCTGGCACATCCAAACTGGCGAAGGCCAGCTGA
- a CDS encoding ester cyclase, with protein sequence MQDSKRLMARFVEFINTASEKLADELISPKAIFHVPGRPEPVVGPAGYLEIIAMMRSGFPDIQWTLEETIAEGDNIAARFTMRGTHQGSFFGVPPTGKKIAVQAMNFYRWSNGQIVGERGQPDMLGLMQQIGAAPM encoded by the coding sequence ATGCAAGACAGCAAGCGCCTCATGGCGCGGTTCGTTGAGTTCATCAACACTGCGAGCGAGAAGCTCGCCGACGAACTCATCTCGCCAAAGGCGATATTTCACGTTCCCGGTCGCCCCGAGCCGGTGGTCGGACCTGCCGGCTATCTTGAGATCATCGCGATGATGCGCAGCGGCTTTCCGGACATCCAATGGACCCTTGAGGAGACGATCGCCGAGGGAGACAATATTGCCGCCCGCTTCACCATGCGCGGCACGCACCAGGGAAGCTTCTTCGGAGTTCCGCCCACCGGAAAGAAAATTGCCGTACAGGCGATGAATTTCTATCGCTGGTCCAACGGACAGATCGTCGGGGAACGTGGACAGCCCGACATGTTAGGACTGATGCAACAAATCGGCGCGGCACCCATGTGA
- a CDS encoding sugar phosphate isomerase/epimerase — MPKFSLAALTVLELAPPELVEVAAACGYDHVGIRLLAAVPGGLAYPLMDDQAALKETLARLDASGITVADLEVVAFRPETEVATFAAFFETGARLGAKNILVAGYDPDLDRFTDRFAKFCEAAAPHGLTADLEFMPWTSVPDLRTANRIVAQVGQPNAGVLVDALHFDRSKSLLGELVRIPADRLHYWQLCDGPAKRPATSEEMMHAARFERMFPGEGGIDLVSLARTMPVDIPISIEAPTVTLAKTLNAEARARRALEAAKKVLAAAWP, encoded by the coding sequence ATGCCGAAATTCTCGCTTGCCGCCCTGACGGTTCTCGAACTGGCACCGCCGGAGCTGGTCGAGGTCGCGGCGGCCTGCGGCTACGACCATGTCGGCATTCGGCTGCTGGCGGCGGTGCCCGGCGGATTGGCCTATCCTCTGATGGACGATCAAGCGGCACTGAAAGAGACGCTCGCCCGGCTCGACGCGTCAGGCATTACGGTCGCCGATCTCGAAGTCGTCGCGTTCCGCCCCGAGACCGAAGTTGCCACCTTCGCCGCCTTTTTCGAAACCGGCGCGCGGCTCGGCGCCAAGAATATCCTGGTCGCCGGCTACGATCCCGACCTGGATCGCTTTACCGATCGCTTCGCCAAATTTTGCGAAGCCGCGGCGCCACACGGACTGACCGCCGATCTCGAATTCATGCCCTGGACATCGGTCCCCGATCTGCGCACCGCCAACCGCATTGTTGCGCAGGTCGGGCAACCCAATGCCGGCGTGCTGGTCGATGCGCTGCACTTCGACCGGTCGAAAAGCCTGCTCGGCGAACTCGTGCGCATTCCGGCCGACCGGCTGCACTATTGGCAGCTCTGCGACGGCCCAGCCAAACGCCCAGCCACATCAGAAGAAATGATGCATGCCGCCCGCTTCGAGCGGATGTTTCCGGGCGAAGGCGGCATCGATCTGGTTTCGCTGGCCCGGACGATGCCGGTGGATATTCCGATCAGCATCGAAGCGCCAACCGTTACGCTGGCAAAGACGCTGAATGCGGAAGCGCGGGCGCGGCGCGCGCTGGAAGCGGCCAAAAAAGTCTTGGCCGCAGCTTGGCCGTGA
- a CDS encoding DMT family transporter has translation MSSNQLTSSAARALTPGAIALMLMLCLSWGFNQIAVKLALPDVPPMMQALIRSAGALPVMLAVGWFRGVRFFERDGSLLPGLFAGVLFGVEFVLIFTGLVFTSASRAAVFLYTAPFFVALGSYQFLGERLSALQWGGLALSFAGVALAIGVPQPNVDAKVLLGDLLVVAGGALWAATTLIAKGTNLRNAAPEKALGYQVAVSIPILAGASFLSGETISRVPSLLSISLLAYQAIWVVGCTFVLWFALVKTYSASKLSAFTFITPLFGVVAAYFIMKDQLTIAFGAAALLVIAGLYLVNKPDPKLMPDPNVPA, from the coding sequence ATGTCTTCCAATCAGCTAACGTCTTCCGCCGCGCGTGCGCTCACGCCGGGCGCCATCGCCTTGATGCTGATGCTGTGCCTGAGCTGGGGTTTCAACCAGATCGCGGTCAAGCTGGCGTTGCCGGACGTGCCGCCGATGATGCAGGCGCTGATCCGTTCCGCCGGCGCGTTGCCGGTGATGCTGGCGGTCGGCTGGTTTCGCGGCGTCAGGTTCTTTGAGCGAGATGGCTCGCTTCTTCCCGGCCTGTTCGCGGGCGTGCTGTTCGGGGTCGAATTCGTGCTGATCTTTACGGGTTTGGTGTTCACCTCGGCGTCGCGCGCGGCGGTATTTCTCTACACCGCCCCGTTTTTCGTCGCCCTAGGCTCCTATCAGTTTCTCGGCGAGCGGCTGTCCGCCTTGCAATGGGGCGGGCTGGCCCTGAGTTTCGCGGGCGTGGCGCTTGCGATCGGCGTGCCGCAGCCGAATGTTGATGCCAAGGTGCTGCTCGGCGATTTGCTGGTGGTCGCCGGCGGTGCGCTGTGGGCGGCAACCACGCTGATCGCCAAGGGAACAAACCTTCGCAACGCCGCACCGGAAAAGGCGCTCGGCTACCAGGTCGCGGTGTCGATCCCGATTTTGGCCGGCGCGTCGTTTCTGTCGGGCGAGACCATCAGCCGTGTGCCGAGCCTGCTGTCGATCTCGCTGCTGGCCTATCAGGCGATCTGGGTGGTCGGCTGCACCTTCGTTCTGTGGTTCGCGCTGGTCAAAACCTATTCGGCGAGCAAACTGTCGGCCTTCACCTTCATCACGCCGCTGTTCGGCGTCGTCGCCGCCTACTTCATCATGAAGGACCAGCTCACAATCGCTTTTGGTGCGGCGGCGCTGCTGGTCATCGCCGGGCTCTATCTGGTCAACAAGCCCGATCCGAAGCTGATGCCGGACCCGAACGTGCCGGCGTGA
- a CDS encoding Fur family transcriptional regulator, with amino-acid sequence MTLAKPTFPAPDHDHGRCTADAMSHAEQVCLRRAQKFTPIRRQVLQALLSSHRPLGAYEVIDELAKSMPRPAPITVYRALDFLMENGLVHRIESRNAFLACAHDHDETSMVAFLICDHCGSVGEIPAAPVAQSLNAAARATGFAPKLSVVEIAGTCAHCQK; translated from the coding sequence ATGACCTTGGCCAAACCGACCTTTCCCGCGCCCGACCACGATCACGGCCGCTGCACCGCGGACGCGATGTCGCATGCCGAGCAGGTTTGCCTGCGGCGGGCGCAGAAATTCACCCCGATCCGGCGTCAGGTGCTGCAGGCGCTATTGTCCAGCCACCGTCCGCTCGGGGCCTATGAGGTGATCGACGAACTCGCCAAGTCGATGCCGCGGCCGGCGCCGATCACGGTCTACCGCGCGCTCGATTTCCTGATGGAGAACGGCCTCGTTCACCGCATCGAAAGCCGCAACGCCTTCCTCGCCTGCGCGCATGACCACGACGAAACCTCGATGGTCGCGTTCCTGATCTGCGACCATTGCGGCTCGGTCGGCGAAATTCCGGCGGCGCCCGTCGCGCAAAGCCTCAATGCCGCGGCGCGCGCGACCGGCTTTGCGCCAAAACTCTCGGTCGTCGAAATCGCCGGCACCTGCGCCCACTGTCAGAAATAG
- the pcaG gene encoding protocatechuate 3,4-dioxygenase subunit alpha, which yields MPSTKPQGVTPSQTVGPYFAYGLTSNGKYDWNDAFSNNLVTPDTSGERIRVEGRVFDGDGAPMADCMLEIWQADAQGRFADPQDKRALPNSSFKGFGRIGTDANGGYAFDTIKPGQVADPDGKLQAPHLVLAVFARGMLLHLYTRIYFDGEGSNAADPVLALVPADRRATLIAMRQPGSGNAVYCLDIHMQGDNETVFFDV from the coding sequence GTGCCATCCACCAAGCCGCAGGGAGTCACCCCGTCGCAGACCGTCGGTCCGTATTTCGCCTATGGACTGACCTCGAACGGCAAATACGACTGGAACGACGCGTTCAGCAACAACCTCGTCACCCCAGATACGTCGGGCGAACGCATTCGCGTCGAGGGCCGGGTGTTCGACGGCGACGGTGCGCCGATGGCGGATTGCATGCTGGAAATCTGGCAGGCCGATGCCCAGGGGCGCTTCGCCGATCCGCAGGATAAGCGCGCGCTGCCGAATTCATCGTTCAAGGGATTTGGCCGCATCGGCACCGACGCTAATGGCGGCTATGCCTTCGACACCATCAAGCCGGGGCAAGTCGCCGATCCCGACGGCAAGCTGCAGGCGCCGCATCTGGTGCTTGCGGTGTTCGCGCGCGGCATGCTGCTGCATCTCTATACGCGGATCTATTTCGATGGTGAGGGGTCTAACGCCGCCGATCCCGTGCTGGCGCTGGTGCCGGCCGATCGCCGCGCGACCTTGATTGCGATGCGCCAGCCCGGCAGCGGTAACGCGGTCTATTGCCTCGACATCCACATGCAGGGCGACAACGAGACGGTGTTCTTCGACGTCTGA
- a CDS encoding SRPBCC domain-containing protein, whose translation MTMKTEGDTHVVVTRHFAAPPKAVYRAHTEPALIQKWLLGPDGWTMPVCINEARPGGKIRYEWSNGEGRGFYVTGEYVELVPFSRLVHIERMHMPDPTPDNHIVTTFTPDGSGTLMTMRMTLPDSATRAMMLASGMEHGMEASYVRLESFINSSGLA comes from the coding sequence ATGACGATGAAGACCGAGGGCGATACGCATGTCGTTGTAACGAGGCATTTCGCAGCGCCGCCCAAGGCCGTGTACCGCGCACACACCGAGCCAGCGCTGATCCAGAAGTGGCTGCTCGGCCCCGACGGCTGGACCATGCCGGTCTGTATCAACGAGGCGCGCCCGGGCGGCAAGATTCGCTACGAGTGGTCGAATGGGGAGGGCCGCGGCTTCTACGTCACCGGTGAGTATGTCGAACTGGTGCCGTTCAGCCGGCTCGTTCACATCGAGCGGATGCACATGCCCGATCCGACACCGGACAATCACATCGTCACCACGTTCACGCCTGACGGTTCCGGCACCTTGATGACGATGCGGATGACGCTGCCGGATTCGGCGACGCGAGCCATGATGCTGGCGAGCGGCATGGAGCACGGCATGGAAGCGAGTTACGTCCGGCTCGAGAGCTTCATCAATTCGTCCGGGCTCGCTTGA